One Candidatus Flexicrinis proximus DNA window includes the following coding sequences:
- a CDS encoding XdhC family protein — MDDTQSAIFRALADAQDSAESLALVTVISTQGSMPRHAGSRMLVRLDGSTLGTIGGGAMEARVIEEALSSLDDGQTRLRSYTLNDLDAGDAGICGGTAEMFIEPVLTAPKLLIVGGGHVGKALAELALWAGFRVLLSDDREVYCNPTYVPGLAGYIVCKPSEVVAQVAITSNTYVAAVTRGLPVDLSLIPALLQSDAAYIGVIGSRRRWAITAKALTEQGGVSPEQLARIRVPIGLELEAETPKEIAVSILAEIIMLRRGGSGRPMSETGA, encoded by the coding sequence GTGGATGATACTCAATCGGCCATTTTTCGCGCCCTTGCCGATGCGCAGGACTCCGCGGAATCGCTTGCCCTTGTGACCGTGATTTCGACTCAGGGGTCCATGCCGCGTCATGCAGGCAGTCGGATGCTAGTCCGCCTTGACGGCTCGACGCTTGGCACCATCGGCGGCGGCGCCATGGAAGCGCGGGTCATCGAAGAAGCGCTTAGTTCGCTCGATGATGGTCAAACTCGACTGCGCTCCTATACACTCAATGATCTTGACGCTGGCGACGCAGGCATTTGTGGTGGAACCGCCGAAATGTTTATCGAGCCCGTCCTCACAGCGCCAAAGTTGCTCATAGTCGGGGGCGGACACGTCGGCAAGGCGCTCGCAGAATTGGCGCTGTGGGCAGGATTCCGGGTGCTTCTCTCTGATGACCGTGAGGTATACTGCAATCCAACCTATGTGCCGGGGCTGGCCGGATATATCGTATGTAAGCCGTCCGAGGTGGTTGCTCAGGTCGCTATAACCAGCAATACTTACGTCGCCGCCGTAACGCGCGGCCTTCCGGTGGACCTGTCTTTGATCCCTGCACTGCTGCAGTCAGACGCCGCATATATTGGTGTAATCGGAAGCCGGCGGCGCTGGGCAATAACGGCAAAAGCACTGACCGAACAGGGTGGCGTAAGTCCTGAACAATTGGCTCGGATCCGGGTGCCGATTGGCCTTGAGCTTGAGGCTGAAACACCGAAGGAAATCGCAGTAAGCATTCTGGCCGAAATAATCATGTTGCGTCGCGGAGGGTCCGGCCGCCCGATGAGTGAAACAGGTGCCTGA
- a CDS encoding LLM class flavin-dependent oxidoreductase, giving the protein MFKRLGLYLQHDLPLPEAIRLVQYAELRGFESVWQSERILARDAFVALTAFAATTTRIKLGTAVIDAWTRNAGLLATTLLTLDDLAPDRIICGIGAWTDREAARVGIDRQRPLLAMRELAVALRTLLSGKPYSRHGEFVNLNNAALEMLAERREARRIPIVFAGTAPKTLALAGEIADGVLLNYLVTPGLSAAAVEELRKGAHTAGRTVEFIDRPQLIACAVHRNRARAFDDARRFVAGACLSQPTLMHANGVSTYLLDEIARIDRESGFDSAYVLVPDEILISVTACGTPDDARRKVADYLDAGATSPVLVPLCEDVRLMIDVFTDPFLV; this is encoded by the coding sequence ATGTTCAAACGGCTCGGCCTTTACTTGCAGCATGATCTGCCGCTTCCTGAGGCGATACGCCTCGTGCAGTATGCTGAGCTTCGAGGATTCGAGTCCGTCTGGCAGTCGGAGCGGATTCTGGCCCGCGATGCATTTGTCGCATTGACCGCCTTTGCAGCAACCACCACCCGTATAAAGCTCGGGACTGCCGTCATTGATGCCTGGACTCGTAACGCTGGCCTGTTGGCCACAACGCTTCTCACGTTGGATGATTTGGCTCCCGACCGCATCATCTGCGGTATCGGCGCCTGGACCGATCGTGAGGCGGCCCGCGTCGGCATCGACCGCCAGCGTCCGTTGCTCGCCATGCGTGAGTTGGCCGTCGCCTTGCGGACCCTTCTCTCTGGCAAACCGTATTCCAGGCACGGCGAATTCGTCAACCTGAACAATGCGGCGCTGGAGATGCTTGCGGAACGCCGCGAAGCCCGCCGTATCCCGATTGTTTTTGCCGGCACCGCCCCGAAAACTCTCGCGCTTGCTGGCGAAATCGCCGACGGCGTGCTCCTCAATTACCTCGTCACCCCTGGCCTGAGTGCCGCCGCGGTGGAAGAACTCCGCAAAGGAGCCCACACCGCTGGCCGAACCGTCGAGTTCATCGACCGTCCCCAATTGATCGCCTGCGCTGTTCATCGCAATCGTGCCCGTGCCTTTGACGATGCCCGGCGCTTCGTCGCCGGCGCCTGCCTCAGTCAGCCGACACTGATGCATGCCAATGGCGTCTCGACGTATCTGCTCGATGAGATAGCGCGGATCGACCGCGAGTCCGGCTTCGATTCCGCCTATGTCCTGGTTCCCGATGAAATCCTGATATCCGTGACTGCCTGCGGAACGCCGGATGATGCCCGCCGGAAAGTCGCCGATTATCTCGACGCGGGCGCGACCAGCCCGGTCCTGGTTCCCTTATGCGAAGATGTTCGTCTGATGATCGATGTCTTCACCGACCCCTTCCTCGTATGA
- the cofC gene encoding 2-phospho-L-lactate guanylyltransferase, producing MSVWVVLPVKPLNMAKSRLADVLTPEQRLRFAEGMLRRTLNVTRSTRSVTGTLVISRDTKALSIARDLGARTVQESGAPALNPALMRATQLLATWRTESVLVLPADLPLLTSEDVAGVIRAGGDHERSIVIATDRSSDGTNALFVRPPGLIAYEYGHHSYQRHLGFAREADAHVVEYKSENLQFDLDLPQDIVDLYRTLIGQPLVRGVSLTEAFDAIQAALERRVVE from the coding sequence ATGAGTGTTTGGGTCGTACTGCCGGTCAAGCCCCTCAATATGGCCAAGAGCCGCCTTGCCGACGTTCTGACCCCGGAACAGCGTCTGCGCTTTGCCGAGGGCATGCTCCGCCGCACGCTCAACGTCACGCGCTCCACGCGTTCGGTGACCGGCACGCTGGTGATCAGCCGCGATACCAAGGCCTTGTCGATCGCGCGTGACCTTGGTGCACGCACTGTGCAGGAAAGCGGTGCGCCGGCCCTTAACCCCGCCTTAATGCGCGCGACTCAGCTCCTCGCCACCTGGCGCACGGAGTCGGTCCTGGTGCTTCCCGCCGACCTGCCGTTGTTGACGTCGGAAGATGTGGCAGGTGTCATTCGCGCGGGCGGTGATCACGAGCGCAGCATCGTGATTGCCACCGACCGTTCTAGTGACGGCACCAACGCTTTGTTCGTTCGGCCTCCCGGTCTGATCGCCTACGAATATGGACACCACAGTTATCAGCGCCATCTTGGATTTGCCAGGGAGGCCGACGCCCACGTAGTCGAATATAAGTCCGAGAATCTCCAGTTTGATCTCGACCTTCCTCAGGATATCGTCGATCTCTATCGCACGCTGATCGGCCAGCCGCTGGTACGCGGTGTCTCCCTGACCGAAGCCTTTGACGCCATTCAGGCCGCGCTGGAACGGCGGGTTGTGGAATAG